In Salmo salar chromosome ssa03, Ssal_v3.1, whole genome shotgun sequence, a single genomic region encodes these proteins:
- the LOC123741799 gene encoding tripartite motif-containing protein 16-like — protein MAQQGVLLDQDQFCCSVCLDLLKEPVAIPCGHSYCRSCIEGCWDQDVLKGVYSCPQCRQTFSPRPNLSKNNMLAELVEKLKKTGLQAAPPPALCYAGPRDVACDVCTGTRKQKALMSCLACLASYCETHLQSHYESPALKRHKLVKATAQLQEKICSHHDKLLEVYCRTDQQCICYQCTMDEHKGHDTVSAAAERTEKQRQLGMSQQKVQQKFQEREKELKELQQAVESLKRSAQAAVEDSDQIFTELIRSIERRSSEVKELIRAQEKDQVSEAEGVLEQLKQEIAELRKRSTELEQLSHTEDHIHFLQSYQSLSSISVSSVLPSIVVRPLQYFGDVSKTVSELREKLEDFLKGEWTKISTTVNIVEVVLPPEPKTREQLLQYSCQLTLDPNTAHTHLSLSEGNRKVTYTHQVQPYPDHPDRFTNWYQVLCREGLSGRCYWEVEWTGGVITAVSYKDISRTERGNRFGFNNKSWSLQCYRGGYYFRHNNVGTKVSGPQSSRVGVYLDHKAGTLSFYSVSDTMTLLHRVQTTFTQPLYPGFMLSGTAELVKL, from the exons atggctcaacagggagttctgctggaccaggaccagttctgttgttctgtctgtctggatctactgaaggaaccagtcgccatcccctgtggacacagttactgtaggagctgtattgagggctgctgggatcaggatgttctgaaaggggtctatagctgtcctcagtgcagacagaccttcagtccaaggcctaatctgagtaaaaataacatgttggctgagctggtggagaaactgaagaagacaggactccaggctgctccccctcctgctctgtgctatgctggacctagagatgtggcgtgtgatgtctgcactgggaccagaaagcagaaagcactcatgtcctgtctggcgtgtctggcctcttactgtgagactcacctccaatctcactacgaatctcctgctttgaagaggcacaagctggtcaaagccaccgcacaactacaggagaagatctgctctcatcatgacaaactgctggaggtttactgtcgtaccgatcagcagtgtatctgttatcAGTGTACAATGGATGagcataaaggccatgatacagtgtcagctgcagcagagaggactgagaaacag aggcagctggggatgagtcagcagaaggtccagcagaaattccaggagagagagaaggagctgaaggagctccaacaggctgtggagtctctcaag cgctctgcacaggcagcagtggaggacagtgatcagatctttactgagctgatccgctccattgagagaaggagctctgaggtgaaggagctgatcagagcccaagagaaggatcaagtgagtgaagctgaaggagtcctggagcaactgaagcaggagatagctgagctgaggaagagaagcactgagctggagcagctctcacacacagaggatcacatccatttcctccag agttatcagtctctctccagtatcagtgtatcttcagtcttacccagcatcgttgtccgtcctcttcagtactttggagatgtgagtaagactgtgtctgaactgagagagaaactagaagacttccttaaaggagaatggaccaagatctccactacag tgaatatagtggaggttgttctgcctccagagcccaagaccagagaacagttgttacaat attcctgtcagctcacactggacccaaacacagcacacacacacctctctctatctgaagggaacagaaaggtgacctatacacaccaagtccaaccatatcctgaccatccagacagattcaccaactggtaccaggttctgtgtagagagggtctgtctggacgctgttactgggaggtggagtggactggtggtgttattacagcagtctcatataaagacatcagcagaacagagagaggtaatagatttggattcaataacaagtcctggagtttacagtgctatagaggtggttattatttcagacacaataatgttgggactaaagtatcaggccctcagtcctccagagtaggagtgtacctggatcacaaggcaggtactctgtccttctacagtgtctctgacacaatgaccctcctccacagagtccagaccacattcactcagcccctctatcctgggtttatgctctctggtactgctgagctggttaaactgtag